One genomic segment of Gottschalkia acidurici 9a includes these proteins:
- the cas6 gene encoding CRISPR-associated endoribonuclease Cas6: MRFAVELLLENDRVPKDKNRIILSILKNNFNSYNKEYYESLYEKTNNNIKDFTFSLYMGQCQFLREEIVIPEKKIILNFSAHNYEDGIMFYNSFLSNIGRSYPIKDNAIKVSNISMRKEKTIYGNEVIFKTMSPLVAREHRGDNKKTWYHSLRAEEGQVILKENISYQLNNVFGERAKLDIEEIDIEVSQNIKEVKVKNYGIEILGNIGLLKINAKPYLLDYLYKAGIGSKRSSGFGMVDIV; the protein is encoded by the coding sequence TTGAGATTTGCAGTTGAATTATTATTAGAAAATGACAGAGTACCCAAAGATAAAAATAGAATTATATTATCTATTTTAAAAAATAATTTTAATTCATACAATAAAGAATACTATGAAAGTCTTTATGAAAAAACAAATAATAATATAAAAGACTTTACTTTTTCTCTATATATGGGACAATGTCAATTTTTAAGAGAAGAAATAGTCATACCTGAAAAAAAGATAATACTAAACTTTTCAGCACATAACTATGAAGATGGAATAATGTTTTATAACTCTTTCTTAAGCAATATAGGTAGATCATATCCTATAAAAGACAATGCTATAAAAGTAAGCAATATAAGTATGAGAAAAGAAAAAACTATATATGGTAATGAAGTAATATTTAAAACTATGTCACCTTTAGTTGCTAGAGAGCATAGAGGAGATAATAAAAAAACTTGGTATCATTCACTTAGGGCAGAAGAGGGACAAGTGATTTTAAAGGAAAACATCAGCTATCAACTTAACAATGTATTTGGTGAAAGGGCGAAATTAGATATAGAAGAAATAGATATAGAAGTGTCACAAAATATTAAAGAAGTGAAAGTAAAAAACTATGGTATAGAAATATTAGGAAATATAGGTTTGTTAAAGATAAATGCAAAACCATATTTATTGGACTATTTATACAAAGCAGGAATAGGTAGTAAACGTAGTAGTGGGTTTGGTATGGTTGATATAGTGTAG
- a CDS encoding helix-turn-helix transcriptional regulator — protein MSRVSNALTMYFLIQGRKMISVEELARELEVSERMIKKYKVDLEMAGIYISSKLGRYGGYYLETKKGLEGIGLTEEELNALRMVKETIKSGNYHYSARFEAIVSKLLKKQDELEDISYYNKALIDSEETIIKEKSSWTDINLAINQKKKIIMKYKSLQPQKLEIKKRVVHPYGIIDYKGATYFYGYCEIREDIRFFKLSRIISYEILTETFSIKDDFNFDEVSKKLFGIFNDKTINLKLKVHYPMNEIIKEKEISETQKITEIDDKTMYFEAEMRGYTEIKSWIMSMGSNAEVIEPEELKEDILNEIENLFKIYGKTF, from the coding sequence ATGTCGAGAGTATCTAATGCTCTTACTATGTATTTTCTAATACAGGGTAGAAAGATGATCAGTGTTGAAGAATTAGCAAGAGAGCTAGAGGTATCAGAAAGAATGATAAAAAAATATAAAGTAGACCTAGAGATGGCAGGAATATATATAAGTTCTAAGTTAGGTAGATATGGTGGATATTATTTAGAAACCAAAAAGGGTCTAGAAGGTATTGGTCTCACAGAAGAAGAGTTAAATGCTTTAAGAATGGTAAAAGAAACAATAAAAAGTGGGAATTATCATTACAGCGCTAGATTTGAAGCTATAGTTAGCAAATTATTAAAAAAACAGGATGAACTAGAAGATATAAGCTACTATAATAAGGCACTAATAGATTCAGAAGAAACAATAATAAAGGAAAAAAGCTCATGGACAGATATAAATTTAGCTATAAATCAAAAGAAAAAAATAATTATGAAATATAAATCTCTACAACCTCAAAAATTAGAAATAAAAAAGAGAGTAGTACATCCATATGGAATTATTGACTATAAAGGTGCTACATACTTTTATGGGTATTGTGAAATAAGAGAGGATATAAGATTTTTTAAACTATCTAGAATAATAAGTTATGAAATACTAACTGAAACATTTTCTATAAAAGATGATTTTAACTTTGATGAAGTCAGTAAAAAGTTATTTGGAATCTTTAATGATAAAACAATAAACTTAAAATTAAAAGTACATTATCCTATGAATGAAATAATAAAAGAAAAGGAAATAAGTGAAACACAGAAAATAACTGAAATAGATGATAAAACTATGTACTTTGAAGCTGAGATGAGAGGATATACGGAGATAAAATCTTGGATAATGAGCATGGGTAGTAATGCAGAGGTTATAGAACCTGAAGAGCTTAAGGAGGACATATTAAATGAAATTGAAAATTTATTTAAAATATATGGAAAAACTTTTTAA